One Dioscorea cayenensis subsp. rotundata cultivar TDr96_F1 chromosome 17, TDr96_F1_v2_PseudoChromosome.rev07_lg8_w22 25.fasta, whole genome shotgun sequence DNA window includes the following coding sequences:
- the LOC120280401 gene encoding 26.5 kDa heat shock protein, mitochondrial-like has product MALVARLCRRSSIRRSSLLHGGSFYNAYMGSSNTAGEKRSLSLTDDARSITYNCSPSYLAYYSTDSDRADHRAGEISVKTSNTPTRHGGGRGQSRRSLLWSNPWDLVPFSFNNRGRFGNVLEHMSGNLNQLFQNLVPSRILGRLKEDDKRYKLQYEVPGFSKEDLKITIDKGFLTNSGEHQEEEGDESDHDDYDEEEEDGYWHGSRYRC; this is encoded by the exons ATGGCTCTGGTGGCTCGTTTGTGCAGGAGAAGTAGTATTAGGAGGAGTTCTCTCCTTCATGGTGGATCGTTTTACAATGCATACATGGGAAGCAGTAACACTGCTGGCGAGAAGAGATCACTGTCATTAACAGACGATGCCCGTTCCATCACATATAATTGTTCACCTTCTTATTTGGCATACTACTCAACTGACAGTGACCGGGCAGACCACCGTGCAGGAGAGATTTCGGTGAAGACTTCCAATACTCCAACTCGACATGGTGGGGGTCGTGGACAGAGTCGACGTAGCCTGCTATGGAGTAACCCTTGGGATCTTGTTCCCTTTTCTTTCAACAACCGTg ggAGATTTGGAAATGTTCTGGAACACATGTCAGGGAACCTGAACCAGCTTTTCCAGAACCTGGTGCCGTCTCGCATATTGGGCCGGCTCAAGGAGGACGACAAACGCTACAAATTGCAATATGAGGTCCCCGGATTCTCCAAGGAAGACCTGAAGATCACCATTGACAAGGGCTTCTTGACAAACTCAGGTGAACACCAGGAGGAAGAGGGAGATGAGTCTGAtcatgatgattatgatgaggaggaggaggatgggTACTGGCACGGCAGCAGGTATAGATGTTAA
- the LOC120280402 gene encoding uncharacterized protein LOC120280402 isoform X1 → MLLPPFLCTWITQLLACMGSSSGCLGCSTKRANNNVSDEPSKGLHIQGPTVKKHSISEDFWSTSTFEMENNGVQSQRSLSSISASTQTMDLGSGSSHNPPEFVNHGLLLWNQIRQQWIGSKKPENQPQVKESGLGWNATYDSMLSTNKPFPQHIPLPEMVDFLVDVWEQEGMYD, encoded by the exons ATGCTCCTTCCTCCTTTCCTCTGCACTTGGATCACCCAGCTCCTCGCCTGCATGGGGTCG AGCAGTGGTTGTCTTGGATGCTCTACTAAGCGTGCTAACAATAATGTCTCGGATGAGCCATCAAAGGGTTTGCACATTCAAGGTCCAACAGTGAAGAAACATTCTATTTCGGAGGATTTTTGGAGTACAAGCACTTTTGAGATGGAAAATAATGGAGTGCAGTCACAAAGGAGCCTCTCTTCAATCAGTGCATCAACACAAACTATGGATCTTGGCTCAGGAAGCTCCCACAACCCTCCAGAATTTGTGAATCACG GTTTGCTTTTGTGGAATCAGATCCGACAACAATGGATTGGGAGTAAAAAGCCTGAAAACCAGCCACAAGTAAAAGAGAGCGGTTTAGG CTGGAATGCTACGTATGATAGCATGCTGAGCACCAATAAGCCATTTCCACAGCATATCCCTCTCCCT GAAATGGTGGATTTCCTTGTGGACGTGTGGGAGCAGGAGGGCATGTATGACTAG
- the LOC120280402 gene encoding uncharacterized protein LOC120280402 isoform X2 — MLLPPFLCTWITQLLACMGGCLGCSTKRANNNVSDEPSKGLHIQGPTVKKHSISEDFWSTSTFEMENNGVQSQRSLSSISASTQTMDLGSGSSHNPPEFVNHGLLLWNQIRQQWIGSKKPENQPQVKESGLGWNATYDSMLSTNKPFPQHIPLPEMVDFLVDVWEQEGMYD; from the exons ATGCTCCTTCCTCCTTTCCTCTGCACTTGGATCACCCAGCTCCTCGCCTGCATGGG TGGTTGTCTTGGATGCTCTACTAAGCGTGCTAACAATAATGTCTCGGATGAGCCATCAAAGGGTTTGCACATTCAAGGTCCAACAGTGAAGAAACATTCTATTTCGGAGGATTTTTGGAGTACAAGCACTTTTGAGATGGAAAATAATGGAGTGCAGTCACAAAGGAGCCTCTCTTCAATCAGTGCATCAACACAAACTATGGATCTTGGCTCAGGAAGCTCCCACAACCCTCCAGAATTTGTGAATCACG GTTTGCTTTTGTGGAATCAGATCCGACAACAATGGATTGGGAGTAAAAAGCCTGAAAACCAGCCACAAGTAAAAGAGAGCGGTTTAGG CTGGAATGCTACGTATGATAGCATGCTGAGCACCAATAAGCCATTTCCACAGCATATCCCTCTCCCT GAAATGGTGGATTTCCTTGTGGACGTGTGGGAGCAGGAGGGCATGTATGACTAG
- the LOC120280402 gene encoding uncharacterized protein LOC120280402 isoform X3: MLLPPFLCTWITQLLACMGSSSGCLGCSTKRANNNVSDEPSKGLHIQGPTVKKHSISEDFWSTSTFEMENNGVQSQRSLSSISASTQTMDLGSGSSHNPPEFVNHGLSDFGIILIASESALLMSTLLGGTHRSQFAGILMFQAHEIMSLGYTWAF; the protein is encoded by the exons ATGCTCCTTCCTCCTTTCCTCTGCACTTGGATCACCCAGCTCCTCGCCTGCATGGGGTCG AGCAGTGGTTGTCTTGGATGCTCTACTAAGCGTGCTAACAATAATGTCTCGGATGAGCCATCAAAGGGTTTGCACATTCAAGGTCCAACAGTGAAGAAACATTCTATTTCGGAGGATTTTTGGAGTACAAGCACTTTTGAGATGGAAAATAATGGAGTGCAGTCACAAAGGAGCCTCTCTTCAATCAGTGCATCAACACAAACTATGGATCTTGGCTCAGGAAGCTCCCACAACCCTCCAGAATTTGTGAATCACG GCCTCTCTGACTTTGGGATCATTTTGATTGCCTCTGAAAGTGCTCTTCTCATGTCAACCCTTTTAGGAGGAACACATAGAAGTCAATTTGCAGGCATCCTCATGTTTCAAGCACATGAGATTATGTCTTTAGGTTATACTTGGGCTTTCTAG